The Pelmatolapia mariae isolate MD_Pm_ZW linkage group LG10_11, Pm_UMD_F_2, whole genome shotgun sequence genome includes a region encoding these proteins:
- the LOC134635285 gene encoding claudin-4-like — protein sequence MDAGRRQILGLALAIIGVLGTIMICALPAWKVLINTSVYSREIYGAWHGLWKICTIYATGKMECVGYEVFAPLVDDTTNATRALVIIAILSGIFGILLGVAGNKRTNFMSDDGQKRKVGFASGVVFIIAGFLVLIPVCWIANITIRDSYELRNDSSVSIKLGASLYIGWFTTGLLFLAGGLLLYRQE from the coding sequence ATGGATGCTGGTAGAAGACAGATTTTGGGTTTGGCTTTAGCCATCATTGGTGTATTGGGGACTATCATGATCTGTGCTCTCCCTGCCTGGAAAGTCCTCATTAATACTTCTGTGTACTCTCGTGAAATTTATGGAGCATGGCATGGTTTATGGAAAATCTGTACAATATACGCCACAGGCAAGATGGAATGCGTTGGGTATGAGGTTTTTGCACCACTGGTAGATGACACCACGAATGCTACCAGAGCACTCGTCATTATCGCAATCCTCAGTGGGATCTTTGGAATCCTGCTTGGTGTGGCCGGGAACAAGCGCACTAACTTCATGTCGGATGATGGGCAAAAGCGCAAAGTGGGCTTTGCTTCTGGGGTTGTCTTCATAATTGCAGGTTTCTTGGTGCTCATACCTGTCTGCTGGATTGCCAACATCACCATTCGTGATTCCTACGAGCTCAGAAATGACAGTAGTGTCAGCATAAAGCTGGGAGCCTCACTCTACATTGGCTGGTTCACCACTGGGCTTCTGTTCCTGGCAGGAGGCCTGCTCCTGTACCGGCAGGAATGA